The following are encoded in a window of Sinomonas cyclohexanicum genomic DNA:
- a CDS encoding putative acetyltransferase, translating to MPSSPADRLRSLPLGTRVVVRSRIEGGFTDALGDLVAHDGATVTVRTRRGDAVVRLTDVVAAKPVPPPPPLRSGRTSEA from the coding sequence GTGCCCTCCTCGCCTGCAGACCGCCTGAGATCACTGCCCCTCGGCACGCGCGTGGTCGTGCGGAGCCGGATCGAGGGCGGCTTCACGGATGCGCTCGGTGATCTGGTGGCGCACGACGGCGCGACGGTCACCGTCCGCACGAGGCGCGGCGACGCCGTCGTGCGCCTGACGGATGTGGTGGCGGCCAAGCCTGTGCCGCCTCCCCCGCCGCTCCGCTCGGGACGCACCTCCGAGGCCTAG
- the fdxA gene encoding ferredoxin, protein MTYVIAQPCVDVKDKACVEECPVDCIYEGERSLYIHPDECVDCGACEPVCPVEAIYYEDDVPEEWSDYYKANVEFFDDLGSPGGAAKLGNTHKDHPLVAALPPQVPAS, encoded by the coding sequence GTGACATACGTGATCGCACAGCCGTGCGTCGATGTGAAGGACAAGGCCTGCGTCGAGGAGTGTCCCGTCGACTGCATCTACGAGGGCGAGCGGTCGCTGTACATCCATCCGGACGAGTGCGTCGACTGCGGGGCGTGCGAGCCGGTGTGCCCCGTCGAGGCCATCTACTACGAGGACGACGTCCCCGAGGAATGGTCCGATTACTACAAGGCAAACGTCGAGTTCTTCGACGACCTCGGGTCCCCCGGCGGCGCCGCGAAGCTCGGCAACACCCACAAGGACCACCCGCTCGTCGCGGCGCTCCCCCCGCAGGTCCCGGCCAGCTGA
- a CDS encoding citrate synthase, which translates to MSEMNGAVLRHEGGELQLPRIAAVEGNDGYDVSKLLKETGAVTFDPGFMNTAATTSAITFIDGDEGILRYRGYPIEQLAQHSSFLEVSYLLIYGNLPTGAELEEFDQKIRRHTLLHEELKSFFAGFPRDAHPMPVLSSAVSALSTFYQDSLDPFNEEQVELSTIRLMAKLPVIAAYAHKKSIGQALLYPDNSMNLVENFLRLSFGLPAEPYELDPLVVKALDTLLILHADHEQNCSTSTVRLVGSANANMFASVSAGINALFGPLHGGANEAVLNMLRRIQADGIKPEDFMEKVKNKEDGVRLMGFGHRVYKNYDPRAKIIKATAHEILGKLGGNDELLDIAMRLEEKALADDYFIQRKLYPNVDFYTGLIYKAMGFPEKMFTVLFAIGRLPGWIAQWREMIKDPQTKIGRPRQLYVGEAERPYPAR; encoded by the coding sequence ATGTCTGAGATGAACGGCGCTGTCCTGCGTCACGAAGGGGGAGAGCTCCAGCTTCCCCGCATCGCCGCTGTCGAGGGGAACGACGGCTATGACGTTTCGAAGCTGCTCAAGGAGACGGGCGCCGTCACCTTCGATCCCGGCTTCATGAACACTGCTGCCACGACCTCGGCGATCACGTTCATCGACGGCGACGAGGGCATCCTGCGCTACCGCGGCTACCCGATTGAGCAGCTCGCGCAGCACTCGAGCTTCCTCGAGGTCTCCTACCTCCTCATCTACGGGAACCTCCCGACGGGGGCCGAGCTCGAGGAGTTCGACCAGAAGATCCGCCGCCACACGCTCCTGCACGAGGAGCTCAAGAGCTTCTTCGCCGGCTTCCCCCGCGACGCGCACCCCATGCCCGTGCTGTCCTCGGCCGTGTCCGCGCTGTCCACGTTCTACCAGGACTCGCTCGACCCGTTCAACGAGGAGCAGGTGGAGCTCTCCACCATCCGCCTCATGGCGAAGCTGCCGGTCATCGCCGCGTACGCGCACAAGAAATCCATCGGCCAGGCGCTCCTGTACCCGGACAACTCCATGAACCTCGTGGAGAACTTCCTGCGCCTCTCCTTCGGCCTGCCGGCCGAGCCGTACGAGCTCGACCCGCTCGTCGTGAAGGCCCTCGACACCCTCCTGATCCTGCACGCGGACCACGAGCAGAACTGCTCCACCTCGACGGTGCGCCTCGTCGGCTCCGCGAACGCGAACATGTTCGCGTCCGTCTCCGCGGGCATCAATGCGCTCTTCGGCCCGCTGCACGGCGGCGCCAACGAGGCTGTCCTCAACATGCTCCGCCGCATCCAGGCCGACGGCATCAAGCCCGAGGACTTCATGGAGAAGGTCAAGAACAAGGAGGACGGCGTCCGGCTCATGGGCTTCGGGCACCGCGTCTACAAGAACTACGATCCCCGCGCCAAGATCATCAAGGCCACCGCGCACGAGATCCTCGGAAAGCTCGGCGGCAACGACGAGCTCCTCGACATCGCCATGCGGCTCGAGGAGAAGGCCCTCGCGGACGACTACTTCATCCAGCGCAAGCTGTACCCGAACGTCGACTTCTACACGGGCCTGATCTACAAGGCGATGGGCTTCCCGGAGAAGATGTTCACCGTGCTCTTCGCGATCGGGCGCCTGCCGGGCTGGATCGCCCAGTGGCGCGAGATGATCAAGGACCCGCAGACCAAGATCGGCCGTCCGCGGCAGCTCTACGTCGGCGAGGCGGAGCGCCCCTACCCGGCCCGCTGA
- a CDS encoding TetR/AcrR family transcriptional regulator produces the protein MSESQRSRLSPQDRRAQLIAAGVNFLTDHTLDELTMDELARLAGVSRPLLFHYFETRQGMQLAVVTTARDSLLLATTPRQDLAPQDRIRDTLLRITQFVQQHHGTFYSLVRGTASGDPAVRRLVDESRELNAERLREAFVELGMPDTTLLHIALRSWVAFAEEALISLAIERAADADDVVRFLEASLHGVVNSLDDQEL, from the coding sequence GTGTCCGAATCGCAGCGCTCCCGCCTCAGCCCGCAGGACCGGAGAGCGCAGCTCATCGCGGCGGGCGTGAACTTCCTCACCGACCACACGCTGGACGAGCTGACCATGGACGAGCTCGCTCGTCTGGCCGGCGTCTCACGGCCCCTCCTCTTCCACTACTTCGAGACCCGCCAGGGTATGCAGCTCGCCGTGGTCACGACGGCGAGGGACAGCCTGCTCCTCGCCACCACACCGCGTCAGGACCTCGCGCCGCAGGACCGGATCCGCGACACCCTGCTGCGGATCACCCAGTTCGTCCAGCAGCACCACGGCACCTTCTACTCACTGGTCAGGGGCACCGCAAGCGGCGATCCTGCGGTCCGCCGGCTCGTCGACGAGTCACGCGAGCTCAATGCCGAACGCCTGCGCGAGGCCTTCGTCGAACTCGGCATGCCAGACACCACCCTGCTGCACATCGCACTGCGGTCCTGGGTCGCCTTCGCGGAGGAAGCGCTCATCAGCCTCGCGATCGAGCGTGCCGCTGACGCAGACGACGTGGTGCGCTTCTTGGAAGCATCACTGCACGGCGTGGTGAACTCCCTCGACGACCAGGAGCTTTGA
- a CDS encoding DUF6114 domain-containing protein produces the protein MTSEEGAIATPRSAEAAGQSHGFRHWRRSRPFIGGLLAALGGVEMFFSGQLDIGHLHIQLGIEGLQATVIPVALVLLGVLSVAMPAHHVFYGILTLVVAVYSLVGVNMGGFIIGMLLAGIGGVLVVAWMGPPGALREERVE, from the coding sequence ATGACGTCGGAGGAGGGCGCAATCGCGACGCCGCGGAGCGCGGAGGCGGCCGGGCAGTCGCACGGATTCCGCCACTGGCGCCGCAGCCGGCCGTTCATCGGCGGCCTGCTGGCCGCACTGGGCGGGGTGGAGATGTTCTTCTCCGGGCAGCTCGACATCGGCCACCTCCACATCCAGCTCGGGATCGAAGGTCTCCAGGCCACCGTCATCCCGGTTGCGCTCGTGCTGCTCGGGGTCCTGTCCGTCGCAATGCCCGCACACCATGTGTTCTACGGGATCCTGACGCTCGTGGTGGCCGTCTACTCCCTGGTCGGCGTGAACATGGGCGGGTTCATCATCGGCATGCTTCTGGCGGGAATCGGCGGCGTGCTGGTCGTGGCGTGGATGGGCCCGCCGGGAGCCCTACGGGAAGAGAGGGTGGAGTGA
- the dapC gene encoding succinyldiaminopimelate transaminase gives MEDLQRATGRAFGLDLPDYPWEAMAPYASTAARHPGGAVNLSIGTPVDPTPEVIQDALRSAADAHGYPTVHGTAALREAVVEWFGRRRGVTGLDEQAVMPTVGSKELVAWLPFLLGLRPGDVVVRPTVAYPTYDIGARLAGATAVAADSLDELDDATRARVRLVWVNSPGNPTGAVRDAESLRAVVDRARSLGAVVASDECYAELGWGAWDAQRGGEPVPSVLDPRVSGGDLTGLLSVYSLSKQSNLAGYRAAFVAGAPELMPNLVNSRKHAGMIMPYPVQEAMRVALGDEAHVLAQKDIYRSRRERLLPALEAFGLTLSHSEAGLYLWCTAGEDTWTTVGRLAELGIVVGPGVFYGEAGQGFVRVALTGTDERIDAAVERLTAR, from the coding sequence GTGGAGGACCTTCAGCGCGCCACGGGCCGGGCATTCGGCCTCGACCTGCCCGACTACCCCTGGGAGGCCATGGCGCCGTATGCGTCCACGGCCGCCCGCCACCCCGGCGGGGCCGTGAACCTGTCCATCGGCACGCCCGTGGATCCGACTCCCGAGGTGATCCAGGACGCGCTCCGGAGCGCCGCGGACGCCCACGGGTACCCGACCGTGCACGGCACGGCGGCGCTGCGCGAGGCCGTGGTCGAGTGGTTCGGTCGCCGGCGCGGTGTGACGGGTCTCGACGAGCAGGCGGTCATGCCCACCGTGGGGTCGAAGGAGCTCGTGGCCTGGCTGCCGTTCCTGCTCGGCCTGCGGCCGGGGGACGTGGTGGTGCGCCCGACCGTCGCCTACCCCACGTACGACATCGGGGCGCGGCTCGCCGGGGCGACCGCCGTCGCGGCGGACAGCCTCGACGAGCTCGACGACGCGACGCGCGCCCGGGTGCGCCTCGTCTGGGTCAACTCCCCGGGCAATCCCACCGGCGCGGTGCGTGACGCGGAGTCGTTGCGCGCCGTCGTCGACCGCGCGCGGTCGCTGGGAGCCGTCGTCGCCTCCGACGAGTGCTACGCCGAGCTCGGCTGGGGCGCGTGGGACGCCCAGCGCGGCGGCGAGCCCGTCCCCTCGGTGCTCGACCCGCGCGTGAGCGGCGGCGACCTCACCGGCCTGCTGAGCGTGTATTCGCTGAGCAAGCAGTCCAACCTCGCCGGGTACCGCGCGGCATTCGTCGCCGGCGCGCCCGAGCTCATGCCCAACCTCGTCAACAGCCGCAAGCACGCGGGCATGATCATGCCGTACCCCGTGCAGGAGGCCATGCGGGTCGCCCTCGGCGACGAGGCCCACGTCCTGGCCCAGAAGGACATCTACCGTTCCCGCCGCGAGCGGCTCCTGCCCGCGCTCGAGGCGTTCGGGCTCACGCTCTCGCACTCCGAGGCGGGGCTCTACCTGTGGTGCACCGCAGGCGAGGACACGTGGACCACGGTGGGCCGGCTCGCCGAGCTGGGAATCGTCGTCGGGCCCGGCGTCTTCTATGGCGAGGCGGGCCAGGGGTTCGTCCGGGTGGCGCTCACAGGCACCGATGAGCGGATCGACGCGGCAGTGGAGCGGCTGACCGCGCGATAG
- a CDS encoding DUF6230 family protein: MKFPVSSRVRKMTTSHAGRITLVAVPTALAATILMGGVAQGAVPVSFAVSGSQFQIGASKLEGSGFSQYAGVAKDSEGTDHAVAIANIKSASLSDLCQAVVTQTPLGTVGVLIKAGGGGNPATASDLQIGMTGLKGDASFGRIRIGVDASTVNTAAKGSAGDFAQDSDGITITNLQQTAWSTQASVFTLTGMSMEMTDGSKGCF, from the coding sequence ATGAAGTTCCCCGTCTCATCCCGCGTCCGCAAGATGACAACGTCCCACGCCGGGCGCATCACCCTCGTTGCCGTGCCCACGGCCCTCGCCGCGACGATTCTGATGGGCGGGGTCGCGCAGGGCGCGGTGCCTGTGTCCTTTGCCGTCTCCGGCAGCCAGTTCCAGATCGGCGCCTCGAAGCTCGAGGGGTCTGGGTTCTCGCAGTATGCCGGCGTCGCGAAGGACTCCGAGGGCACCGACCACGCCGTGGCGATCGCCAACATCAAGAGCGCGAGCCTTTCGGACCTGTGCCAGGCCGTTGTCACTCAGACTCCTCTTGGCACGGTGGGCGTGCTCATCAAGGCCGGTGGCGGGGGCAATCCGGCGACGGCCTCAGACCTGCAGATCGGGATGACCGGGCTGAAGGGCGATGCGTCCTTCGGCAGGATTCGCATCGGTGTGGACGCCTCGACCGTCAATACGGCCGCGAAGGGCTCGGCAGGCGACTTCGCACAGGACTCCGACGGCATCACGATCACGAATCTCCAGCAGACGGCCTGGAGCACGCAGGCGTCGGTGTTCACCCTGACCGGGATGAGCATGGAAATGACAGACGGGTCCAAGGGATGCTTCTGA